The nucleotide window GGTCGAGCGGATTTTTCAAAAATTCGTGGAGCAGGGCGATATTTACCTTGGTACATATGAAGGCTGGTATTGCACGCCCGACGAGGCGTTTTTCCCGGAGTCGAAACTGGTTGACGGCAAATGCCCGGACTGCGGCCGCCCGGTGGAAAAGGTGAAGGAAGAGTGCTATTTTTTCCGGATGAGCAAATACGCCGACAAATTGCTGCGGTTTTATGAAGAAAACCCCGATTTTATCCAGCCGGAATCGCGCAAAAACGAAATGATCAACAACTTTATCAAACCGGGATTGGAAGATTTGGCCGTATCCCGCACTACATTCGACTGGGGCATCAAGGTGCCGGAAAACCCGCGGCACGTCATTTACGTTTGGATCGACGCTTTGTCGAACTATATTACGGCGCTTGGCTACGGCACGGATGACCAAAGCAAATTCGACCGTTACTGGCCGGCGGATGTACACCTGGTCGGCAAGGAAATCGTCCGTTTCCATACGATCTATTGGCCGATCATGCTGATGGCGCTGGGATTGCCGCTGCCGAAAAAAGTGTTCGCGCACGGCTGGCTGTTGATGAAAGACGGGAAAATGTCCAAATCGAAAGGCAATGTCGTCGATCCGGTGACGCTGATCGATCGGTACGGTCTCGATGCGCTGCGCTACTATTTGCTTAGGGAAGTTCCGTTTGGCGCGGACGGCACGTTCACGCCGGAAAGCTTCATCGAGCGGGTCAACTCGGATTTGGCGAACGATCTGGGCAATTTGCTCAATCGGACAGTCGCGATGATCGATAAATATTTCGCGGGGATCATCCCGCCCTATACCGGATGCGTAACCGCATACGACGAAAGCCTGGAGCAAGCGGCCCGGCATGCCGTCGAGCAGGCGGAAGCGGCAATGGAAAAAATGGAGTTTTCCGTGGCGCTTACGGCCATCATGCAGTTTGTGCGGCGCGGCAACAAATATATCGATGAAACGCAGCCGTGGAATTTGGCGAAGGATGGCGCAAAACGCGGCCAGCTGGCTTCCGTCATGACCCATCTGGCCGAAGTGCTGCGGATTGCTTCGGTTTTGCTTGCGCCGTTTTTAACCCGCGCGCCGCAAAAAATCCGCGAACAATTGGGACTTGGCGCAACCTGTGCGGCCGTCTGGGACGGCGTCGTCCGTTTTGGGCAAATTCCGGACGGAACCGCGGTCAAAAAAGGCGAGCCCATTTTCCCGCGGTTGGATGCGGACAAGGAAATTGCCTATATCGCATCTTCCATGTCCGGCGGCAAAAAGGCGGCGCAGGCGGACAACCATGCCGCGCAGGCGCCCGCACGGCAAAATTCCGGCAAGCCGGAAATCGGTATCGACGATTTTGGCAAAGTGGAACTGCGGGTTGCCCAGGTATTGGCCTGCGAGCCGGTGCCGAAAGCGGATAAGCTGTTGAAGCTGAAGCTTGATCTGGGCGCCGAACAACGGCAGGTCGTATCGGGCATCGCCCCATTTTATAAGCCCGAAGAATTGATCGGGCAGAAAGTCATTTGCGTGACAAACTTAAAGCCGGTTACTTTGCGCGGCGTACTGTCGCAAGGCATGATTTTGGCCGCTTCCGCCGGCGACAGGCTGACGATCGCCACCGTTTCCGCCGACATGCCTAACGGCGCAATCGTCAAATAACGAACAAACGAATGAATCATCTGACGGTCGATTCCCGGCGCCAGCGAACAGGCACCGGGAATTTTCGTTCTTTGTTTGTCGTTTGCGTGTCCGTTTCGATGTTTCCGTTGACAGTTTGGGCGCTGCTCTTCTATAATTCTGATAGTTAAACGTAATAATTACGATTTGCATAATTATGGAATTCAGGAGATTTAACATCATGTTCAAGCGTGTATCGGCCTGCGCCTTTTTTGCCGGACTGCTGTTGTTCATGCTGGCATTGTCCGGCTGCGGCGATAACCGGATTCAGATCGAACAGGGAAAAATAAACGTCGTCGCCAGTTTTTTTCCGCTCGCCGATTTGGCGGAGAAAATCGGGGGAGACCGCGTTCACGTCATCAATCTGGTTCCCGCCGGCGTCGAGCCGCATGAATGGACGCCGAAAAGCAAAGAATTGTCGGCCATTTCCCGGGCGGAAGTGTTTGTGTACAACGGCGCCGGGTTTGAAGGGTGGACGGAAAAACTGCTCAAAAAAAGCGGCGGCGGCCAAAAGCAGGTTGTGGTGGAGGCAAGCAAAGGCATTCCTTTGGTGTATACGCGCGCGAAGGCGGATGAACGATCGGTGGACCCGCATGTGTGGACCAGCCCGAAGTCCGCTTTGCAAATCGCCGCCAACATTTATGCCGGGCTTATTCAGGCCGATCCCGAACATCGCGGCACATACGATGCCCATTATCGCGAATTGACGAAGAAGTTGCGGGATCTGGATGAAGCATACCGCACCGAGCTTGACAAAAGGAAACTCAAACGGCGCGAGATCGTCGTCGCCCACCAATCATTCGCGTATTTGTGCCGGGATTACGGGTTGACGCAAATGGCCGTCATGGGGCTTGCGCCCGACGCCGAACCGACCGCCAAGGACTTGCGGCGGATTGCGGAATTTGTCCGCGCGCACGATGTCACAACCATTTTTTTCGAGCAGTTGGTTTCCGGGCAAATGACAAAGACGCTGGCGCATGATCTCAATCTTCGGACCGATACGCTTAATCCGCTTGAAGGCTTGACGGAACAGCAAGTAAACGCCGGCGCGGACTACTTGTCCGAAATGCGCGCCAACCTGCGAAAACTGGTCGCCGCGCTAAAATAACGGGGAAATGCGAATTTGTTCACGGAACGGGAGGGGCCAAGCATGCAACGAACGGCGGAAACGGATGCCAAATGCCATGAATGCGTCGTCGAGATCGATGATGTTTCGTTCGCATATGAACACAAACAGGTCATCGAGCGTTTGTCGTTTACCGTTTTGCAGCGGGATTTTGTCGGGTTGATCGGCGCAAACGGCGCGGGCAAATCGACGCTGTTGAAAATGATTGTCGGCATGCTGAAGCCTTCGGCGGGTGAAATCAGGCTGTTTGGCACGCCGCTTGCGCGATTCAAGGATTGGGAGAAAATCGGCTACGTTCCGCAAAAAAACCAGTTTAACCCGATGTTCCCGGCCACTGTGGAAGAGGTTGTCCTATCCGGCCTGTACGGGCGAAAAAAGATGCTGAGCAGGCTGACCGACGAAGACCGCCGCAAATGCGGCGACGTGCTGCGCGCGATGGGCATTGAAGATTTGACGAAACGCCGGATCGGACAGTTGTCCGGCGGCCAGCAGCAGCGTGTGTTTCTTGCCCGCTCGTTGATCAACAACCCCGAACTCTTGATCCTTGATGAACCGACGATCGGGGTCGATGCCGCGACGCAAGAGGCGTTTTTCAATTTGCTTGTGCATATGCATACGCACCACCGCATTGCCATTATCATGGTTTCCCATGACGTTGCGGCGATGCAAGCGTATTTGGGCAAGTCGCCGCTTTTCGCGAACGGAAAGCTTAAGATTTATGTCAAGCATTCCCACGCCTCGGAGGATTGCGATGCCGCCGACTTGCAGCATGCGGTAACGGGAGGTGGCAACGGAATTGGCACTGTTTGCTGAGCCTTTTTTTCAACGGGCATTGTTGGGCGGCATTTTGATCGGCGTAACCGGCCCGCTAATCGGGATGTTTCTCGTGCTGCGGCGGTTATCGATGATTGGCGATACGATCGCGCACGTTTCGATTGCCGGAGTGGCGCTCGGCTTTTTGCTGAATATGTATCCGATAGGCGTAGGGCTCTTGTTTGCTTTGGCGGGTTCGCTATTGATCGAGAAACTGCGCCATTCCTTCAAATCTTACGCTGAAATGTCGATCGCCATCATTCTGTCCGGCGGCATCGCCTTGGCCTCGCTTTTGTTCACGATGGGAAAAGGCTTTAATATTAACGTCACCAGCTATTTGTTCGGGAGCATTTATGCGTTGGACTGGCTCGATATTGCGGTTACGGCAGCCGTATCGCTTGCGGTGATCGCGGTCATCGGGCTGTTTTTCAAGGAATTGTTCATTCTGACCTTCGATGAAGACGCGGCCAAAATCGGCGGCTTGCCCACGCAGGCGTTGAATTTGCTCGTCACGGTGCTGACCGCTTTCGTTATCGGCGTCTCGATCAAAATTGTCGGCGCGCTTTTGGTATCGGCGTTATTGACCGTGCCGGCCGCGACCAGCCTGTTTGTGGCGAGAGGATTTCGCCATGCGCTGATCGTAGCCGTCATGGTGGCGGAATGTGCCGTCATCGTCGGGCTGTTGGCCGCCGGGGTGTGGAATTTGGCTCCGGGCGGCACGATTGTGTTATTATTGATAGGAATCATGTTGATCGTTCTGTTTGGAAAACGGGGCCTAAAGATTTGAGATCTCGATGGAGTGGTGAACCGTATGCATGTCAATGTCTGGATAGCCTTTTGGGCGGGGATGGCTTCGTTCATTTCACCATGCTGCTTGCCGTTATACCCTTCCTATTTGTCGTATATTACCGGGATTTCCGTCAGCCAGTTAAAGTCGTCAACCCGGCCGGGCAAAGTGCGGGTGCAAACGGCCGTACATACGCTGTTTTTTATTCTGGGATTTTCGATCGTCTTTTTTACGCTTGGTTTTGGCGCGGGTGCGCTTGGCGACATATTCAAGGCATATGATGATCTGATCAGGCGCATATCCGCTATTTTTATCGTTTTGATGGGACTCTTTTTACTGGGGGTTTTCCAACCGCAACTCTTGATGAAAGAGAAAAAGCTGAATTTGCAAAAGTGGAAACCGGCCGGCTATCTGGG belongs to Bacilli bacterium and includes:
- the metG gene encoding methionine--tRNA ligase, which produces MNEQKTFYITTPIYYPSDKLHIGHAYTTVAGDAMARYKRLRGFDVMYLTGTDEHGQKIERKAKEKGVTPQQFVDDIVSGIQDLWKKLDISHDDFIRTTEKRHTAAVERIFQKFVEQGDIYLGTYEGWYCTPDEAFFPESKLVDGKCPDCGRPVEKVKEECYFFRMSKYADKLLRFYEENPDFIQPESRKNEMINNFIKPGLEDLAVSRTTFDWGIKVPENPRHVIYVWIDALSNYITALGYGTDDQSKFDRYWPADVHLVGKEIVRFHTIYWPIMLMALGLPLPKKVFAHGWLLMKDGKMSKSKGNVVDPVTLIDRYGLDALRYYLLREVPFGADGTFTPESFIERVNSDLANDLGNLLNRTVAMIDKYFAGIIPPYTGCVTAYDESLEQAARHAVEQAEAAMEKMEFSVALTAIMQFVRRGNKYIDETQPWNLAKDGAKRGQLASVMTHLAEVLRIASVLLAPFLTRAPQKIREQLGLGATCAAVWDGVVRFGQIPDGTAVKKGEPIFPRLDADKEIAYIASSMSGGKKAAQADNHAAQAPARQNSGKPEIGIDDFGKVELRVAQVLACEPVPKADKLLKLKLDLGAEQRQVVSGIAPFYKPEELIGQKVICVTNLKPVTLRGVLSQGMILAASAGDRLTIATVSADMPNGAIVK
- a CDS encoding zinc ABC transporter substrate-binding protein, with translation MFKRVSACAFFAGLLLFMLALSGCGDNRIQIEQGKINVVASFFPLADLAEKIGGDRVHVINLVPAGVEPHEWTPKSKELSAISRAEVFVYNGAGFEGWTEKLLKKSGGGQKQVVVEASKGIPLVYTRAKADERSVDPHVWTSPKSALQIAANIYAGLIQADPEHRGTYDAHYRELTKKLRDLDEAYRTELDKRKLKRREIVVAHQSFAYLCRDYGLTQMAVMGLAPDAEPTAKDLRRIAEFVRAHDVTTIFFEQLVSGQMTKTLAHDLNLRTDTLNPLEGLTEQQVNAGADYLSEMRANLRKLVAALK
- a CDS encoding metal ABC transporter ATP-binding protein is translated as MQRTAETDAKCHECVVEIDDVSFAYEHKQVIERLSFTVLQRDFVGLIGANGAGKSTLLKMIVGMLKPSAGEIRLFGTPLARFKDWEKIGYVPQKNQFNPMFPATVEEVVLSGLYGRKKMLSRLTDEDRRKCGDVLRAMGIEDLTKRRIGQLSGGQQQRVFLARSLINNPELLILDEPTIGVDAATQEAFFNLLVHMHTHHRIAIIMVSHDVAAMQAYLGKSPLFANGKLKIYVKHSHASEDCDAADLQHAVTGGGNGIGTVC
- a CDS encoding metal ABC transporter permease, encoding MALFAEPFFQRALLGGILIGVTGPLIGMFLVLRRLSMIGDTIAHVSIAGVALGFLLNMYPIGVGLLFALAGSLLIEKLRHSFKSYAEMSIAIILSGGIALASLLFTMGKGFNINVTSYLFGSIYALDWLDIAVTAAVSLAVIAVIGLFFKELFILTFDEDAAKIGGLPTQALNLLVTVLTAFVIGVSIKIVGALLVSALLTVPAATSLFVARGFRHALIVAVMVAECAVIVGLLAAGVWNLAPGGTIVLLLIGIMLIVLFGKRGLKI
- a CDS encoding cytochrome c biogenesis protein CcdA: MHVNVWIAFWAGMASFISPCCLPLYPSYLSYITGISVSQLKSSTRPGKVRVQTAVHTLFFILGFSIVFFTLGFGAGALGDIFKAYDDLIRRISAIFIVLMGLFLLGVFQPQLLMKEKKLNLQKWKPAGYLGSTVIGIGFAAGWSPCLGPILAAIISLALTEPNTWFPLITAYTLGFAIPFFVLSFYIGSAKWIVRYSRRVMQIGGALMIVMGVLLYTDRLGEITKYLNNVTPDWLKF